In the genome of Cryptococcus deuterogattii R265 chromosome 6, complete sequence, one region contains:
- a CDS encoding phosphate transporter (genome sequence mistake), producing MVSGRNRSEGIFRSVTPDQIASTEPNKNVLKTPCGSFRVPTWLTMKAAMVILATVSSILIVHLQPLERVEESNCMAMLVFCIILWATEAIPLFVTSLAVPFLTVTLRVLRSSDGEDERLSAADATKYIFSQMFSPTIMLLIGGFTIAAVLSKTRLDVMTATRILNAAGSNPSVVLLVLMSVATFASMWISNVAAPTLCYALIKPITDELHPKSNFSKCLIIAIALAANIGGQASPISSPQNLISLGAMDPPLSWLQWFAISIPVSTLSILLIWAFLHINYRWESDLEIPKMRKNTDSLTVTHYYVLSVSALTILLWCAEKSLEDWVGDMGIIAIVPLLAFFGTGILSKEDFHSFHWSIVFLAMGGVALGKATLSSGLLDMLNSLLEGLVEGMGLYSILIVFSVLALVIATFISHTIAAVLLVPIATRIGDSLDEPHPRLLIMATALICSAGMGLPVSGFPNMTAITQENKLGQRFIGASDFLKNGILSSILAMFVIVTVGYAIMRTLGL from the exons ATGGTCTCTGGTAGAAACCGTTCCGAAGGGATCTTTAGAAGTGTTACCCCAGACCAAATTGCGTCGACTGAGCCGAATAAAAATGTCCTCAAGACACCATGCGGGAGTTTCAGAGTGCCAACTTGGCTGACAATGAAGGCGGCCATGGTTATTCTGGCGACCGTGTCTTCGATCTTGATAGTACACTTGCAGCCTCTTgagagagtggaagaaagcAATTGCATGGCTATGCTTGTATTCTGTATAATCCTTTGGGCAACCGAA GCTATTCCCTTGTTCGTCACATCTCTTGCTGTACCTTTCTTGACTGTCACTCTCCGAGTCCTTCGCTCGTcggatggagaagatgagaggcTCAGTGCAGCAGATGCTACCAAgtacatcttctcccagaTGTTTTCACCTACCATTATGCTCCTTATAGGTGGTTTCACTATCGCCGCCGTGCTCTCAAAGACCCGACTTGACGTCATGACAGCTACACGTATCTTGAACGCTGCCGGTTCGAATCCAAGTGTCGTCCTGCTCGTATTGATGTCCGTGGCAACATTTGCGAGTATGTGGATCAGTAATGTCGCTGCCCCCACTTTGTGTTACGCCCTGATCAAACCAATTACCGACGAATTGCACCCTAAGTCGAATTTCTCCAAGTGTTTGATC ATTGCCATTGCTCTTGCAGCCAACATTGGTGGTCAAgcttctcccatctcctcccctcaAAATCTCATTTCCCTCGGCGCCATGGACCCACCTCTTTCATGGCTTCAGTGGTTTGCAATCTCTATCCCCGTTTccaccctctccatcctcctcatctggGCGTTCCTGCATATCAACTATAGATGGGAGTCCGACCTCGAAATCCCCAAAATGCGCAAGAACACCGACTCACTCACTGTGACGCATTATTATGTATTAAGCGTCAGTGCATTGACAATCTTGTTATGGTGTGCGGAGAAGAGTTTGGAAGACTGGGTAGGTGATATGGGTATCATTGCAATCGTTCCCCTTTTGGCATTCTTCGGCACTGGGATTTTATCAAAG GAGGACTTCCATTCGTTCCACTGGTCGATCGTCTTCTTGGCCATGGGTGGTGTTGCCCTGGGTAAAGCCACCCTTTCTTCTGGGCTGCTCGATATGCTCAATAGTCTTCTCGAGGGTCTCGTTGAAGGTATGGGTCTTTACTCtatcctcatcgtcttttCCGTGTTGGCTTTGGTCATCGCTACATT CATCTCACACACTATTGCCGCCGTCTTGCTTGTACCTATCGCAACACGTATCGGAGATTCTTTGGACGAGCCTCACCCAAGATTGCTCATTATGGCCACTGCACTTATCTGCTCTGCTGGTATGGGCCTTCCCGTCTCTGGCTTCCCTAACATGACTGC TATTACGCAAGAAAACAAGCTGGGCCAACGTTTCATTGGTGCTTCTGATTTCCTGAAGAATGGTATTTTGTCGTCGATTCTGGCGATGTTTGTCATTGTGACTGTAGGATATGCCATTATGCGTACACTAGG TCTGTAA
- a CDS encoding dihydrokaempferol 4-reductase, whose protein sequence is MPAIQPGSLVLVTGASGYIAAHTVDALLREGFNVRGTVRSRSKGEYLARLFKRAKANFEYVIVEDIAQKGAFDEAVNGVDAVAHMASPYHFNAIELDELFEPAKKGTLGVLESLKKNNPDCKRVVVTSSVAAIINSDIKPPHTFTETDWNPVSLKICEEKGRDADGVNKYRASKTLAEKAFWKFFEDEKPSFDGVAINPPLVLGPIIHECDSPESLNTSVANFYDWMIGKKTEKNLPEAGGNYVDVRDCALGHLRALVVPEAAGQRFITGNGAHSGNDFCIAIAQTCPDLKGVAKGNADPAYRKKLIDESNHMDGSKAERVLGVTYRSKDETLGDMAKSLRARFNF, encoded by the exons ATGCCCGCCATCCAGCCTGGATCTTTGGTGCTCGTTACCGGTGCTTCTGGTTACATTGCCGC CCATACCGTAGATGCCCTCTTGAGAGAAGGATTTAATGTACGGGGTACAGTGAGGAGTCGTTCAAAGGGCGAATACCTTGCAAGACTCTTCAAGAGGGCAAAGGCCAACTTTGAATATGTGATCGTCGAAGATATTGCACAG AAAGGAGCCTTTGATGAAGCCGTGAATGGTGTAGATGCAGTAGCCCACATGGCTAG TCCTTACCACTTTAACGCAATTGAGTTGGACGAGCTGTTCGAACCTGCTAAGAAGGGTACTCTGGGAGTTCTTGAGAGcctcaagaagaacaa CCCCGACTGTAAGCGGGTTGTAGTAACGAG CTCTGTGGCTGCCATCATCAATTCCGATATCAAGCCTCCTCATAC CTTCACCGAGACCGATTGGAACCCCGTCAGCCTAAAGATCTGCGAGGAGAAAGGCAGAGACGCCGATGGAGTGAATAAATATCGAG CAAGCAAAACCCTTGCTGAAAAAGCCTTTTGGAAATTCTTCGAGGACGAGAAGCCGTCTTTCGATGGAGTTGCTATTAACCCTCCCTTGGTACTCGGTCCTATCATACATGAATGCGACTCCCCCGAGTCTCTCAACACATCGGTAG CCAACTTTTACGATTGGATGATCGGCAAGAAGACAGAAAAGAATTTGCCCGAGGCCGGTGGTAATTACGTTGATGTGCGCGATT GCGCTTTGGGTCACCTTCGCGCCCTCGTCGTACCGGAAGCTGCCGGTCAAAGATTCATTACTGGCAACGGTGCTCATAGTGGCAATGACTTTTGCATT GCCATCGCGCAGACTTGTCCAGACTTGAAAGGTGTTGCCAAGGGCAACGCCGATCCAGCCTATAGAAAGAAGCTTATCGACGAAAGCAATCACATGGATGGGTCAAAGGCCGAAAGAGTGCTGGGAGTGACCTATAGGTCCAAGGATGAAACTCTGGGAGACATGgcgaagagcttgagggCGAGGTTCAATTTTTAG
- a CDS encoding D-lactaldehyde dehydrogenase, with product MSTITKGDLVLVSGASGFIASHTVKEFLKEGFRVRGTVRSKEKGEYLKNLFQGLGEFEYVLVDDITKDGIFDEAVKGVDAVAHLASPFYVTDVKDPKELIDPAVKGTTGILKSVQKNNPKIKRVVITSSVAAIMCPISRKPPVTYTESDWNVDSVPHVEEKGVEADGLHSYLASKTLAEKALWKFIEDEKPSWDGVAINPPYVLGEVIHQCDKPESLNTSVAAFWSWPAGEKTEKDVPGAVGNWVDVKDVALAHVRALTVPEAGGQRFIVGAGPFAGQDYADILHSHFPEVKNVPVGKPGTHDEVCKELDVFDGRKAEKVLGIKYHTLEETVVDMFESLRKRFNKF from the exons ATGTCCACTATCACCAAGGGTGACTTAGTATTGGTTTCTGGTGCTTCCGGATTCATCGCATCCCACACCGTCAAAGAGtttttgaaggaaggattcCGTGTCAGGGGTACCGTCAGGTCTAAGGAAAAAGGTGAATACCTCAAGAACCTCTTCCAGGGTCTGGGTGAGTTCGAATACGTTCTTGTCGACGATATCACCAAG GATGGTATCTTCGACGAGGCTGTCAAGGGCGTTGACGCTGTTGCGCACCTTGCTTCCCCTTTCTACGTCACAGACGTTAAGGACCCCAAGGAACTTATTGACCCTGCCGTCAAGGGTACCACCGGTATATTGAAGAGCGTTCAGAAGAACAA CCCGAAGATTAAAAGAGTCGTTATTACCTCTTCTGTTGCTGCCATTATGTGCCCGATCTCTAGAAAGCCCCCCGTCAC GTACACTGAGTCCGATTGGAACGTTGACTCTGTTCCCCATgtcgaagagaagggtgtCGAGGCTGATGGCTTGCACTCCTATCTTGCCAGTAAGACGCTTGCCGAGAAGGCTTTATGGA AATTCATTGAGGACGAGAAGCCTTCATGGGATGGTGTTGCCATCAACCCCCCTTATGTCCTTGGTGAGGTGATTCACCAATGTGACAAGCCCGAGAGCCTCAATACCTCTGTTG CTGCCTTTTGGTCTTGGCCTGCTGGTGAGAAGACGGAAAAGGACGTTCCCGGTGCCGTAGGCAACTGGGTTGATGTGAAAGATG TTGCCTTGGCCCATGTCCGTGCCCTCACAGTTCCTGAAGCTGGTGGCCAGCGATTCATTGTCGGCGCTGGTCCTTTCGCTGGTCAGGACTACGCCGACATTCTCCACAGTCATTTCCCTGAAGTTAAGAACGTCCCCGTCGGCAAACCCGGTACTCACGACGAGGTTTGCAAGGAGTTAGATGTCTTCGATGGCAGGAAAGCTGAGAAGGTGCTTGGTATTAAGTACCACACGCTCGAAGAGACTGTTGTTGACATGTTCGAGAgcttgaggaaaagattcAACAAGTTTTAA
- a CDS encoding anaphase-promoting complex subunit 1 produces the protein MLEASLLGPATSPGQLLSSRSSAGSSRDLLRSSFPVTSPGPDIHDAYGQSQNKKPKGRVIAAIENESGRSDEWAEEELVWYDKTVVWSRGAELFRRYTFEHESEVVAFACFAWFKSGEGSDSSGKHNNVLAQSSAASETFGPFHRSQHMAWGGPRSASQPQSQQLHLERTLVIFLQTRAHIYYQSGEDITVYLPFNVDGAWGLPDGGVLIQRELEKRELRKMSKDKRKAGSVLRGMADQTSMSVLDDLMDLEDDSGHSLPRLYVLENPFDELKMAVYGQVEGGYGSKPFLSSPTQPLGANSSVLYVSPEPYPFVITHNQESGEFVIYRYVRIHAALEHPTSTFNPRTMRPEELIRQPDNRQLPVQPCHSRPSLHRNTSSFGPTGGDRRLSSAADPLDRTQRRAPRLSRGPLPDVASTDELQAVLEPPSNIPATSVGHRRSRGISLMPTATPRPSFPESKRRTSTAASFILHDINAPQNKMALHVAAEKDLRETTMMMGLERDEVGIRSEVVFQALATWKQPFTVDLQQINVFLSDNKNPHHVVINIHVTSSSTLQNTSSQLCSFDAILRTGHPQRWVIKSLPPIPCRSAIPILCSRAPIFASSPRQNIYDTLILPLSDGSDPQLVTIGRKQYSISFPTELSKCSRSSPKPIKIVDPVGPRFTAVFASGDSMRFSAAMYIRHELTQRCIEALSGILNESIFAEFKVELLSELQALPGCQRDDPDAVWRVFEETLSSMSGLQVEKRSFSTMSRIVQDSTLSSDAITRRLAARINSKQVPLSPPSEYEQVSFKTSVDQSLPGILLVLHLIAQDFRLSLSHKKDLSRVVKLVTKFALQIGKRDWVDYWERIMPVEITGHVQVREGTFDTYILDQFDTPPDIMLSLSRHLACSSKGFSLLGRIIKPLGRDTNSAHTLKEYSDEMDLLEPCPRIRVITSIYKELGPSINTQSQGLSLSQRAKNALKVINSEVPSAEWFRDLPHGVSLPILEILRACQYAPEDDWTREMYMLIGRPDMAMKAIKDKRYEDLVKDDWPSGLGPERLPTIGQIMSQTEAGKIDAKTKKNAPLVLPHVRFGTDRRLQEVERIMQTTKLRIVSLSEPKGASADDITRYQQSFVNTLANRTLSITVGQGMFEYGTRVTTITDVWEIPFIELSVKITPGNNVLKAEIVSDSAEWPCFHNGVSAGLSISPDCKGIDSSWIVFNRPQTLNSEHGGFLFGLGLTGHLRSLLTYHAFPLMEPRHDFTSVGLLLGLASSYAGSGDLLITKILSLHTHALLPLGSMELNASPIIQSTALVGLGLVYVGSRNLRMAEVALSEVGRLDMPNVQGFGEYQESYSFSASMAYGLIMLGRGGSTASEVDRKMLAQLRRCIVGDMTSLDPSKGRSSFPGVDINSTAPGATLALGLAYLKTMRKDVADLLDIPQTAFSLDQVKPEWLLLRTFARALIMWDSVVPTTVWVEEQIPAFILSGMKESKQTGSPDLTIELAYLNIISGAGLAIGLKYAGTATELAHNTILSLYSTLAKAVSGQGMNYEGRIKRTSARQGLNVVTIALAAVMSGTGELGVLRRLRVSHGQEGAGVNYGTHMAMHMALGLLFLGRGQYTLGNSNLAIAAMAIAFFPRFLPNPSDNKAYPQAFRHLWALAVEARCLTARDVETLETVYLPVKLRFREGNSVRQQSLISPTQLPSFDRLLTIEVDSPRYWPIRIDLSNPRDMEKLIRTRTIYVKRKAGFIDYDSDPKGNRSIFVRVGSMTGIDLHYDLISSGAPPSVPQEEVSELVRIHSGDASLVGLANHFTSVADDFGSGIGTFLRTVIIECLALDKPHLIDVYLEMYLSLRRENARSRDPTLSSSEILDGMEDILQFGFIKGFYDEHYEKHFAQANAAGEKRFALVRHSFINAARRSVLQSSSEETESHKVNEYVLNGVSAWESDARKIAKWLARNGVPPLPLLEALKQRLYRKGLAGTEIELKMRRSAEKYWDSVVKSYDEGPAPVYKGDVWKLNSVQQIIDLWQ, from the exons ATGCTTGAGGCCAGCCTACTGGGCCCTGCTACATCTCCGGGACAGCTTTTATCCTCTCGAAGTTCCGCGGGATCAAGCCGTGATCTTCTCCGAAGTTCTTTCCCAGTCACCTCTCCCGGACCCGACATTCATGATGCCTACGGACAAAGTCAAAACAAGAAGCCAAAAGGCCGCGTAATTGCCGCCATAGAAAATGAATCTGGCCGAAGTGATGAAtgggcagaagaagaattggtATGGTACGATAAGACAGTGGTCTGGAGTCGAGGCGCCGAACTATTTAGGCGGTATACTTTTGAGCACGAGAGCGAGGTTGTTGCCTTTGCGTGTTTCGCCTGGTTTAAATCTGGAGAAGGATCAGATAGTTCAGGAAAACACAACAATGTGCTAGCTCAAAGCTCCGCTGCTTCAGAGACCTTCGGGCCGTTTCATCGTTCGCAGCACATGGCCTGGGGAGGCCCTCGCTCTGCCTCTCAACCTCAGTCACAACAACTTCATTTGGAACGCACTTTGGTCATTTTCCTACAGACACGTGCACATATCTATTACCAATCTGGCGAGGATATTACTGTCTATCTACCTTTCAATGTGGATGGTGCATGGGGCCTGCCTGATGGAGGAGTTCTTATCCAACGAGAGTTGGAAAAGCGcgagttgaggaagatgagcaaAGATAAGAGAAAGGCTGGGAGCGTTTTGAGGGGCATGGCTGATCAAACTTCTATGTCTGTATTGGATGATTTGATGGATCTGGAAGATGACTCTGGGCACTCCTTGCCTCGACTCTATGTCCTAGAAAATCCTTTTGACGAGCTCAAGATGGCTGTCTATGGACAGGTCGAGGGTGGTTATGGGTCCAAACCCTTCCTATCATCTCCAACTCAACCGCTGGGAGCAAATTCGTCCGTTCTATACGTGTCACCGGAACCCTATCCCTTCGTCATCACCCACAACCAAGAATCGGGCGAGTTTGTGATATATCGATATGTTCGCATTCACGCGGCCCTTGAGCATCCAACTTCTACATTTAATCCCAGAACTATGAGGCCCGAAGAGCTTATCAGACAGCCTGATAACCGCCAGTTACCTGTACAGCCTTGTCATAGTCGTCCCTCTCTGCATCGCaatacttcttcttttggtcCCACAGGTGGCGACCGAAGGCTGTCAAGCGCTGCTGACCCATTGGATCGTACTCAACGACGCGCACCACGTCTGTCGCGCGGTCCACTACCCGATGTAGCATCTACCGATGAACTTCAGGCTGTCCTTGAACCTCCTTCCAACATTCCTGCTACCAGTGTTGGTCATCGGCGAAGTCGAGGCATATCTTTGATGCCTACCGCAACTCCCCGACCATCCTTCCCTGAAAGCAAGAGACGCACTTCGACAGCGGCCTCATTTATTCTTCACGACATAAATGCACCTCAGAACAAAATGGCACTTCATGTCGCGGCAGAAAAAGACCTCAGAGAAACGACCATGATGATGGGCTtagaaagagatgaagtgGGCATCCGAAGTGAAGTGGTATTTCAAGCGCTTGCGACCTGGAAGCAGCCATT TACTGTGGATTTACAGCAAATTAATGTCTTTTTGAGTGACAACAAGAATCCACACCACGTTGTTATTAACATTCATGTCACTTCATCGTCGACGCTTCAAAACACGTCATCTCAATTATGCTCGTTTGACGCGATCCTTCGAACCGGTCATCCTCAGCGTTGGGTCATCAAGAGCCTCCCACCAATACCTTGCCGGTCTGCCATTCCTATCCTTTGCAGCCGTGCCCCAATCTTCGCATCTTCACCTCGACAAAACATATACGACACACTTATCCTCCCTCTTAGTGATGGCTCTGACCCGCAGCTGGTAACCATCGGTCGAAAGCAGTATTCCATTTCATTCCCAACCGAACTATCGAAATGCTCTCGATCTTCCCCCAAGCCCATCAAAATCGTTGATCCAGTGGGTCCACGTTTCACCGCTGTTTTCGCCAGCGGAGATTCTATGCGATTCTCTGCCGCAATGTATATCCGCCATGAACTTACTCAGCGCTGCATTGAAGCTTTATCCGGCATTCTGAATGAAAGTATCTTTGCTGAGTTCAAAGTCGAGCTACTATCAGAGCTTCAAGCACTTCCCGGTTGCCAAAGGGATGATCCAGATGCGGTGTGGAGGGTTTTTGAGGAAACCTTGTCAAGCATGTCTGGACTTCAGGTAGAGAAGCGCTCTTTTTCTACTATGAGTCGCATTGTGCAGGATAGTACATTGTCTTCAGATGCCATTACTAGGCGCCTGGCTGCTCGCATCAACTCCAAGCAGGTACCTTTATCCCCACCATCGGAATACGAGCAAGTTTCCTTTAAAACTTCTGTCGATCAGTCGTTGCCCGGTATCTTACTTGTACTACACTTAATAGCTCAAGACTTTCGACTTTCCCTATCACATAAGAAGGATCTGTCCCGAGTAGTAAAATTGGTAACCAAATTTGCTTTACAGATCGGTAAGAGAGATTGGGTTGATTACTGGGAAAGAATCATGCCAGTGGAAATTACTGGTCACGTGCAAGTTAGAG AGGGAACATTTGACACCTATATTCTTGATCAATTTGATACGCCCCCTGATATTATGTTGTCTTTATCCCGTCACCTCGCATGCTCATCCAAAGGATTTTCACTACTGGGCCGCATTATCAAACCTTTAGGTCGTGATACCAACAGTGCTCACACTCTTAAGGAGTATTCGGACGAGATGGACTTGCTAGAACCATGCCCAAGGATCAGAGTCATAACTTCTATCTATAAAGAGCTCGGGCCGTCAATCAATACGCAATCACAAGGCTTATCCCTCTCTCAGCGCGCAAAGAACGCGCTTAAAGTTATCAACTCGGAAGTTCCCAGTGCTGAGTGGTTCCGTGATCTGCCCCATGGAGTGTCCTTGCCAATACTAGAAATTTTGCGGGCATGTCAATATGCACCTGAGGACGATTGGACGAGGGAGATGTACATGCTAATAGGAAGGCCGGATATGGCTATGAAGGCAATAAAGGACAAGCGGTATGAGGATCTTGTGAAGGATGATTGGCCAAGTGGA CTCGGGCCAGAGCGGTTGCCGACCATTGGTCAGATCATGTCGCAGACCGAAGCAGGAAAGATTGACGCTaaaacaaagaagaacGCGCCGTTGGTTCTTCCTCATGTGCGCTTTGGAACAGACAGAAGGTTacaagaggtggagaggattATGCAAACTACGAAATTGAGAATTGTATCGTTGTCGGAACCCAAAGGGGCAAG TGCCGATGATATCACCCGATACCAGCAGTCATTCGTTAATACGCTCGCTAATCGCACACTATCTATCACTGTGGGCCAAGGCATGTTTGAATACGGCACTCGTGTGACTACCATAACCGACGTTTGGGAGATCCCCTTCATTGAGCTGTCGGTCAAGATCACGCCGGGGAATAATGTTCTCAAAGCAGAAATTGTTTCAGACAGTGCTGAATGGCCTTGCTTCCATAACGGTGTTTCTGCTGGGCTGTCCATATCACCTGACTGCAAAGGTATTGACAGTTCTTGGATAGTTTTCAACCGCCCGCAAACCTTGAATTCGGAGCATGGAGGTTTTTTATTCGGTCTAGGTTTGACGGGCCATCTGAGGTCGTTGTTGACTTATCATGCGTTCCCTCTTATGGAACCGCGGCATGATTTCACCTCTGTGGGCCTACTTCTGGGTCTGGCCTCGTCATACGCCGGCTCTGGTGACCTACTGATCACCAAaatcctttcccttcataCCCATGCCCTACTCCCTCTTGGATCCATGGAACTCAACGCCTCACCCATCATTCAGTCCACTGCGCTGGTGGGACTCGGCCTTGTATATGTAGGCAGTCGGAACCTTCGTATGGCAGAAGTTGCTCTGAGCGAAGTTGGTCGGCTGGATATGCCCAATGTTCAGGGCTTTGGCGAATATCAAGAGTCatactccttctctgcttccatGGCGTACGGGCTGATCATGCTTGGGCGCGGTGGAAGTACAGCGAGTGAAGTAGACAGGAAGATGTTGGCTCAGCTACGGAGGTGCATTGTTGGAGACATGACATCGCTAGACCCTTCCAAAGGAAGATCAAGCTTTCCTGGTGTGGATATCAACAGTACTGCCCCTGGTGCGACGCTGGCGCTGGGCTTAGCATATCTCAAAACCATGCGTAAGGATGTTGCTGATTTATTAGACATCCCTCAAACAGCGTTCAGTCTCGACCAGGTCAAGCCGGAGTGGTTGCTACTCCGCACTTTTGCGCGAGCTCTTATAATGTGGGATAGCGTTGTTCCGACAACTGTTTGGGTGGAAGAACAAATACCGGCCTTTATCCTTTCGGGAATGAAAGAGTCCAAGCAGACAGGAAGTCCTGATTTGACAATTGAGCTTGCTTATCTTAACATTATATCGGGAGCGGGTCTTGCTATCGGGCTCAAGTACGCCGGTACTGCCACAGAGCTGGCTCACAATACTATTCTGTCGCTTTACAGCACATTGGCCAAAGCCGTATCAGGCCAGGGCATGAACTATGAGGGTCGCATAAAACGAACCTCTGCTAGGCAAGGTTTAAATGTTGTAACGATAGCGTTGGCTGCTGTTATGTCCGGAACGGGGGAGCTGGGAGTTCtgagaaggttgagggTAAGTCACGGTCAGGAGGGTGCCGGTGTGAATTACGGAACCCACATGGCCATGCACATGGCTTTGGGATTGCTGTTCCTTGGCAGAGGGCAGTACACCCTTGGAAATTCAAATCTAGCCATCGCTGCTATGGCTATCgctttctttcctcgctTTTTACCAAATCCCTCGGATAACAAAGCATATCCACAAGCATTTCGACATCTTTGGGCACTTGCGGTTGAAGCGAGATGTCTTACTGCCCGTGATGTGGAGACGCTCGAAACTGTCTACCTTCCGGTCAAGCTTCGCTTCCGCGAGGGCAATTCAGTGCGCCAACAAAGCCTTATATCTCCGACTCAACTTCCGTCCTTCGATCGGTTGCTCACCATCGAAGTTGACTCACCCCGATACTGGCCAATTAGAATTGATCTTTCCAATCCTCGCGATATGGAAAAGCTGATTCGCACAAGGACGATATATGTCAAGCGTAAAGCAGGATTTATTGACTATGACTCAGATCCTAAAGGCAACAGGAGCATATTTGTGCGAGTGGGCTCAATGACGGGTATCGATCTGCATTACGATCTAATAAGTTCTGGTGCACCGCCTAGTGTGCCCCAGGAAGAGGTCAGTGAGCTTGTCAGAATTCACTCAGGTGATGCTTCGCTGGTGGGATTGGCGAATCATTTTACAAGTGTGGCGGATGATTTCGGCAGTGGAATCGGTACTTTCCTTCGAACTGTCATCATTGAATGTCTTGCACTTGACAAACCCCATCTCATCGATGTCTACCTCGAAATGTACTTGTCATTGCGGCGAGAGAACGCCAGATCACGAGACCCCACATTATCTTCTAGCGAGATATTGGATGGCATGGAAGATATCCTGCAATTCGGGTTTATCAAAGGCTTCTACGATGAACACTATGAGAAACACTTTGCCCAAGCCAATGCCGCTGGCGAGAAGCGCTTCGCTCTTGTTCGACATAGTTTCATCAATGCTGCAAGAAGATCAGTTTTACAATCGTCGTCCGAGGAGACTGAGTCACATAAAGTGAATGAGTACGTGCTGAACGGCGTAAGCGCGTGGGAGTCGGACGCGAGGAAAATTGCGAAATGGTTGGCAAGGAACGGCGTGCCCCCGCTACCTTTGTTGGAGGCGCTTAAGCAAAGATTGTATAGGAAGGGATTGGCCGGTACAGAGATAGAATTGAAAATGAGAAGATCCGCAGAGAAGTATTGGGATAGTGTTGTGAAGTCATATGATGAGGGGCCGGCGCCAGTGTATAAAGGAGACGTCTGGAAATTAAATAGTGTACAACAAATCATTGATCTCTGGCAATAA